The following are encoded together in the Victivallis lenta genome:
- a CDS encoding ATP-binding protein, which produces MDKVQIWGIPSNLPTDKAAVFRSRLLLAYNDIRPLLSEPLPIISIGDIRQKQQPEASPSGEKKSISDPSDIRYLPQEPLYSFKQLILPEETLNAIRNAIELLKVEKTVFDDWGLRTIEPNPRVALNFYGPPGTGKTLAAHAIADYLHKTILIASYAEIESKYHGDGPKNVKAIFAAAEKQDAILFIDEADSLLSKRLLNVTQGSEQAINSMRSQLLICLEQFHGTVIFATNLIENYDKAFETRIQHIAFKMPDIFCREKIWQAHLLPQLPLAPELSCTDLAQAVEDVCGRDIKNAVIRTAVQAAIRHTLITQQDLINTIKNIKAARISVIGNNGNLSQEDKNLLLEKAKQALMHSSATTKEDTHGR; this is translated from the coding sequence ATGGACAAAGTACAGATTTGGGGAATTCCATCAAATTTGCCTACAGATAAAGCCGCGGTGTTTCGTTCCAGATTACTTTTGGCCTATAACGATATCCGGCCCTTGTTATCGGAGCCTCTTCCAATTATTTCCATCGGCGATATCAGGCAGAAACAACAGCCAGAGGCCTCTCCTTCCGGAGAAAAAAAAAGTATATCCGATCCTTCTGATATCCGTTATCTTCCACAAGAACCTTTGTATTCATTCAAACAATTGATTCTTCCCGAAGAAACCTTGAACGCAATCAGAAACGCAATCGAACTTTTAAAGGTTGAAAAAACAGTTTTTGATGATTGGGGGCTGCGGACGATTGAACCTAATCCTCGGGTGGCACTGAATTTTTATGGCCCCCCGGGAACGGGAAAAACTTTGGCTGCCCACGCCATTGCTGATTATTTGCATAAAACCATTCTCATTGCCAGTTATGCTGAAATTGAGAGCAAGTATCATGGAGATGGGCCCAAAAATGTCAAAGCGATTTTCGCTGCCGCAGAAAAGCAAGATGCCATTCTCTTTATCGATGAAGCTGATTCGTTGTTGTCTAAACGCCTGTTGAATGTTACTCAAGGTTCAGAACAGGCAATTAATTCAATGCGAAGCCAGTTGCTGATCTGTCTGGAACAGTTTCACGGAACCGTTATTTTTGCAACAAATTTAATTGAAAACTACGATAAGGCATTTGAAACTCGTATCCAGCATATCGCTTTCAAAATGCCGGATATATTCTGTCGCGAAAAGATCTGGCAAGCGCATTTGCTTCCCCAATTGCCTCTGGCTCCAGAACTTTCTTGTACTGACTTGGCCCAGGCAGTCGAAGACGTTTGTGGTCGTGACATAAAAAATGCTGTCATCAGAACTGCCGTTCAGGCAGCAATACGTCATACCCTTATTACTCAACAAGATTTGATAAATACGATAAAAAATATCAAAGCGGCAAGGATTTCTGTTATCGGCAATAATGGCAATTTAAGTCAGGAAGACAAAAACCTGCTTCTTGAAAAGGCCAAACAGGCATTGATGCATAGTTCAGCAACTACGAAGGAGGATACTCATGGGAGATAA